In one Granulicella cerasi genomic region, the following are encoded:
- a CDS encoding thioredoxin domain-containing protein, with amino-acid sequence MSEQMTHDHGTENALAKSASGYLRSARHQPVLWMEWGTEAFAKAQAEDKPVLLDIGAVWCHWCHVMDRESYEDAATAEMINEHFIAVKVDRDERPDVDARYQAAVSAISGQGGWPLTAFLTPDGRPYFGGTYFPPDDRYQRPSFRRVLGLMADAYEDKRDEVLETAGSVMAALEHNENFSGRAAGVDGELGREILAKLINAPLRQFDGRNGGFGSQPKFPHSGAIDLLIDAAGRGGVESDNARMVAETTLRKMASGGIHDQLAGGFHRYSVDERWIVPHFEKMAYDNADLLKNYAHAFASFAQPDFAQVANGIVKWMDEWLSDRKLGGFYGSQDADDSLEDDGDYFTWTRDEAKAVLSPEEFAAASAFYNLRPVGDMHHNPLKNVLHVAPAKVDEAALERAHAKMYAARLLRKTPYVDKTIYVGWNGMCISAYFTAAAALNLPEARTFALKSMDRVLATAWDGTTLQRVVAYGEQGGTATPIPAVLEDYAFVTQAALDAFEASGELRYYEAAKGLTDAMLLKFYDAEGGAFFDAELQVEAIGALAARRKPLQDSPTPSGNSVAANVLLRVGDLSGDDTYVERGRETLETFAGVVEHFGLYAASYALSLRRLLEGGLQIAIVGEGQKAEELALAATMRYAANKSIIRLSREQMGALPPALAETLPHLPEAEAVALVCRGKTCAPPVFEPEALLDLLDE; translated from the coding sequence ATGAGCGAGCAGATGACCCACGATCACGGGACAGAAAATGCATTGGCGAAGTCAGCAAGCGGATACCTGCGCTCGGCGCGGCATCAACCGGTGCTGTGGATGGAGTGGGGTACTGAGGCTTTCGCGAAGGCGCAGGCTGAGGACAAGCCGGTGCTGCTCGACATCGGCGCGGTGTGGTGCCACTGGTGCCATGTGATGGACCGCGAAAGCTACGAGGATGCGGCGACGGCGGAGATGATCAACGAGCACTTCATCGCCGTGAAGGTGGACCGCGACGAGCGTCCCGATGTGGACGCGCGTTATCAGGCTGCGGTGTCGGCGATCAGCGGACAAGGCGGCTGGCCGCTCACGGCGTTCCTCACGCCGGATGGCCGCCCCTACTTCGGTGGGACGTACTTTCCGCCGGACGATCGCTATCAGCGTCCGAGCTTTCGACGTGTGCTTGGCCTGATGGCCGACGCTTATGAAGATAAGCGCGACGAAGTGCTGGAGACCGCTGGCAGCGTGATGGCTGCGCTTGAGCACAATGAAAATTTCTCCGGTCGTGCTGCCGGAGTGGATGGCGAGTTGGGCCGCGAGATTCTTGCGAAGCTGATCAACGCGCCGCTACGCCAGTTCGATGGGCGCAATGGCGGCTTTGGCTCGCAGCCGAAGTTCCCGCACAGTGGCGCGATCGATCTGTTGATCGATGCTGCGGGCCGCGGTGGTGTGGAGTCGGACAACGCCCGTATGGTTGCGGAAACGACGCTGCGCAAGATGGCTTCAGGCGGCATTCACGATCAGCTTGCCGGCGGCTTCCATCGCTACTCGGTGGATGAGCGTTGGATCGTGCCGCACTTTGAAAAGATGGCTTACGACAACGCCGACCTGCTGAAGAATTATGCGCATGCGTTCGCTTCCTTCGCGCAGCCAGACTTCGCACAGGTGGCGAACGGCATCGTGAAGTGGATGGATGAGTGGCTGTCGGACCGCAAGCTGGGCGGCTTCTACGGTTCTCAGGATGCGGATGATTCGCTGGAAGATGACGGCGATTATTTCACCTGGACGCGCGATGAAGCCAAGGCTGTGCTGTCTCCCGAAGAGTTCGCGGCTGCATCCGCGTTCTACAACCTGCGTCCTGTGGGCGACATGCACCACAATCCGCTGAAGAACGTGCTGCACGTCGCGCCTGCAAAGGTGGATGAGGCCGCGCTGGAACGTGCTCACGCGAAGATGTACGCCGCGCGCCTGCTTCGCAAGACGCCTTACGTGGATAAGACGATTTATGTGGGATGGAATGGTATGTGCATCTCGGCGTACTTTACCGCTGCTGCCGCGTTGAACCTGCCCGAGGCACGTACGTTTGCGTTGAAGTCGATGGACCGCGTACTGGCTACGGCGTGGGATGGAACGACGCTGCAGCGCGTAGTCGCCTACGGAGAGCAGGGAGGCACGGCAACTCCGATTCCTGCGGTGCTCGAGGACTACGCGTTTGTGACACAAGCAGCGCTCGATGCCTTTGAAGCAAGCGGAGAGCTTCGTTACTACGAGGCTGCGAAGGGACTCACCGACGCGATGCTCTTGAAGTTCTACGACGCTGAAGGTGGCGCGTTCTTCGACGCCGAGCTGCAGGTGGAAGCCATCGGCGCCCTCGCTGCACGCCGTAAGCCGTTACAAGATTCGCCGACGCCTTCGGGGAATTCCGTAGCCGCAAATGTGCTGCTGCGTGTGGGCGATCTGAGCGGCGATGACACCTATGTCGAGCGTGGACGCGAGACGCTTGAGACATTCGCAGGGGTTGTAGAACACTTCGGGCTGTATGCGGCGAGCTACGCGCTTTCGCTACGTCGCTTGCTCGAAGGCGGCTTGCAGATTGCGATCGTGGGCGAAGGGCAGAAGGCTGAGGAGCTTGCCCTCGCAGCGACGATGCGCTACGCGGCGAACAAGAGCATCATTCGCCTGAGCCGTGAGCAGATGGGGGCGTTGCCGCCTGCGCTGGCTGAGACGCTGCCGCATCTGCCGGAGGCTGAGGCCGTCGCGCTCGTATGCCGAGGCAAAACATGTGCGCCCCCGGTGTTTGAACCGGAGGCGCTGTTGGACCTGCTCGACGAATAG
- a CDS encoding mechanosensitive ion channel family protein — protein sequence MLQPSLLPPSLPQNEKTLHSVEVGWHAAFVDFVQTGLPKIVVALILAFIAGVIVRFFVSRLRKRADAHVGNSHRAAQLRTLSGIIRATAFGLIGAYLVMQILGAVGVPLGTFIASAGVIGLGISFGAQSIFKDMLTGIFVLVEDQYSVGDVVKLAGLTGTVEDFTLRITQLRDGDGTLYIVPNSQITTVSNLSRDFSIATLNVSVDPKENPDRVVEVLTKLAQEVRQDAIFNDIVISDPTIVGVDKISGNEAIYPISVRVRANQRDGVLRELRRRILLAFARERIAFGATSSTILLQHDPTAAAPSTAS from the coding sequence ATGCTGCAGCCCTCGCTCCTCCCCCCGTCGCTCCCGCAGAATGAGAAGACGCTTCACTCAGTCGAAGTCGGCTGGCACGCCGCCTTTGTGGACTTCGTGCAGACGGGTTTACCAAAGATTGTCGTCGCATTGATCCTCGCGTTCATCGCAGGCGTCATCGTGCGCTTCTTTGTCAGCCGCCTGCGCAAGCGCGCCGATGCGCACGTGGGTAACTCGCACCGTGCGGCGCAGCTACGGACGCTCTCAGGCATCATCCGTGCCACGGCCTTCGGCCTCATCGGCGCGTATTTGGTCATGCAGATTCTCGGTGCGGTCGGTGTGCCACTCGGCACCTTCATCGCTTCCGCCGGAGTCATCGGCCTCGGCATTTCCTTCGGCGCGCAGTCCATCTTCAAGGACATGCTCACCGGCATCTTTGTACTTGTCGAAGACCAGTACAGTGTCGGCGATGTCGTGAAGCTCGCTGGCCTCACCGGCACCGTCGAAGATTTCACGCTGCGCATCACACAGCTCCGCGACGGCGACGGCACTCTTTACATCGTGCCAAACTCGCAGATCACGACAGTGTCGAACCTATCGCGTGACTTCTCGATCGCGACGCTCAACGTCTCCGTCGATCCGAAGGAGAACCCCGATCGCGTCGTCGAAGTGCTCACCAAGCTCGCGCAGGAAGTCCGGCAGGACGCGATCTTCAACGACATCGTCATCTCCGACCCGACCATCGTAGGCGTGGACAAGATCTCCGGCAACGAAGCGATCTACCCCATCAGCGTGCGCGTACGAGCCAATCAGCGCGACGGCGTGCTTCGTGAGCTTCGCCGCCGCATTCTGCTTGCCTTTGCCCGCGAGCGCATCGCTTTTGGAGCTACTAGCAGCACCATTCTGCTGCAGCATGATCCAACAGCGGCTGCGCCCTCCACGGCTTCGTAG
- a CDS encoding S8 family peptidase — protein MLQRLVLLFAALLPASLCAQTTRLVVFYDKPASLPLVQQNARWFGARGLRNMPHLNASILTVDNNVEQITATAMRMQPGVLAVVRDRYVSGHALRVRGVRELHPFIESIGAPRRSLASSSNPTTVDAAYNSPAGWAVRASGGYGNSIAGGPSVGPWNSTRGAGVRIAVLDSGIDSNHPDLINNVAINLSEVDQTALPSPCDDGSPQDQQGHGTWVASLAAGALGGGETVGVAPEATLLNIKVLQRMPAIGQSSTLAACEAGDTGGLLSWVLTGINDALAQHADVISLSLGTLVDLTTGDGAGWKTSFDRVTYAAQQAGTVIIAATGNDGIDLSTGRYIELPSQARGVLAVTATTNADCVENPKPNAICAAGPVARASYANFNAPNSIAAPGGALPEGADDATSGWIFGACSSGIANTTDGLPASGKSFGCFGLGHVAYVQAMGTSASAPLLAGAAALLKAAHPAWSAAQIITVLQTSATPSIYMSERQLNLPAALYATP, from the coding sequence ATGTTGCAACGTCTCGTTCTCCTGTTCGCTGCTTTGCTGCCTGCCTCGCTCTGCGCACAGACGACACGGCTCGTTGTCTTCTACGACAAGCCAGCCTCTCTACCGCTCGTGCAGCAGAATGCGCGATGGTTCGGAGCGCGCGGCCTGCGCAACATGCCGCACCTGAATGCCAGCATTCTCACCGTCGACAACAACGTCGAGCAGATCACCGCAACCGCGATGCGGATGCAGCCCGGAGTGCTCGCCGTGGTCCGCGATCGCTACGTCAGCGGTCACGCACTTCGTGTGCGCGGTGTGCGCGAGCTTCATCCCTTCATCGAAAGCATCGGAGCTCCGCGGCGTAGCCTCGCGTCCTCGAGTAACCCGACGACTGTCGACGCTGCCTACAACTCTCCGGCAGGCTGGGCCGTGCGAGCTTCAGGGGGTTACGGCAACAGCATCGCAGGCGGCCCGAGCGTGGGCCCGTGGAACTCCACGCGAGGTGCTGGTGTACGGATCGCTGTACTGGACTCAGGCATCGACAGCAATCACCCAGACCTCATCAACAATGTTGCTATCAATCTCAGTGAGGTCGATCAGACTGCGCTGCCGAGCCCCTGCGATGACGGATCTCCCCAGGATCAACAAGGACACGGAACCTGGGTCGCGTCCCTCGCCGCTGGCGCTCTCGGCGGCGGAGAAACCGTCGGCGTTGCGCCAGAAGCAACGTTACTCAACATCAAGGTTCTGCAGCGAATGCCCGCCATAGGCCAGAGCAGCACACTCGCCGCCTGCGAGGCGGGCGACACCGGCGGCCTGTTGAGCTGGGTGCTGACGGGCATCAACGACGCGCTCGCGCAGCACGCTGACGTCATCTCGCTTTCGCTTGGCACGCTCGTCGACCTCACCACCGGCGACGGCGCAGGCTGGAAGACGAGCTTCGACCGCGTCACCTATGCCGCGCAGCAAGCCGGAACGGTGATCATCGCGGCGACCGGCAACGACGGCATCGATCTCTCCACCGGTCGATATATCGAGCTTCCATCACAAGCTCGCGGCGTTCTCGCAGTCACCGCTACCACGAACGCTGATTGCGTCGAAAACCCTAAGCCCAATGCGATCTGCGCTGCAGGGCCGGTAGCGCGAGCTTCTTACGCGAACTTCAACGCGCCAAATTCGATCGCAGCCCCCGGAGGCGCATTGCCAGAAGGTGCAGACGACGCGACGAGCGGCTGGATCTTCGGCGCGTGTTCCAGTGGCATCGCAAACACCACCGACGGCCTTCCCGCCTCCGGCAAGAGCTTCGGCTGCTTCGGTCTCGGCCATGTAGCGTACGTGCAGGCGATGGGAACGAGCGCGTCCGCGCCGCTTCTCGCGGGTGCCGCTGCGCTGCTCAAAGCGGCGCATCCCGCATGGAGTGCCGCGCAGATCATTACCGTTCTTCAAACTTCTGCGACACCATCGATCTACATGAGCGAGCGTCAGCTCAACTTGCCCGCGGCTCTGTATGCCACGCCTTAG
- a CDS encoding alpha-ketoacid dehydrogenase subunit alpha/beta, which produces MKTVKETAKKSASYGGLTPEELIRFYRTMYTSRKVDDREILLKRQQKIFFQISCAGHEAILVAAGMAMKPGYDWFVPYYRDRAICLALGNTPEDQLLQAVGAATDPASGGRQMPSHWTSKELHIVSPSSSTATQCLHAIGCAEAGRYYKNHPDAAKKATGDYREFKDVVWHGDEVTYVSIGEGSTSQGEFWESLNTASNAKLPVVYVVEDNGYAISTPVEANTPGGNISKLIANFPNFHFAEVDGTDAIASYEAMVEAVAYARAGKGPALVHAHVIRPYSHSLSDDERNYRSAEELEADALRDPIAKMQVWLIREGILDADGVKALEHEVDVEVQDAADRALAAQPAQPESIFVHQYSEDLKPTDAIFATEPKFEGEDRTMADLINATLHDEMRRDERIVVFGEDVADATRDEPLRAGKLKGKGGVFKLTSGLQKEFGNDRCFNSPLAEANITGRAIGMAVRGLKPVVEIQFFDYIWPAVHQIRNELSVMRWRSNGTYSSPMVMRVPIGGYLTGGSIYHSQSGESIFTHIPGLRIAMPSNALDAAGLLRTAIRCDDPVLFLEHKRLYRETFGRAPYPGPEYAIPFGKAKIVKPGRDLTVITYGAVVPRALQAAQKLEREKGISVEVIDLRTLAPYDWEAIAESVKKTSKVLVAYEDMKSWGYGAEIAARIGDELFHDLDAPVRRVAGLDTFVAYQPILEDIILPQPERIYDAMAELAAF; this is translated from the coding sequence ATGAAGACAGTAAAAGAGACCGCGAAGAAATCTGCGTCCTATGGTGGGCTGACTCCTGAAGAGCTGATTCGGTTCTATCGGACGATGTACACCTCACGAAAGGTGGATGATCGCGAGATTCTGCTGAAGCGCCAGCAAAAGATCTTCTTCCAGATTTCGTGCGCGGGACATGAGGCGATTCTCGTGGCCGCGGGTATGGCGATGAAGCCGGGCTACGACTGGTTCGTGCCGTACTATCGCGATCGCGCGATCTGCCTGGCGCTGGGCAATACGCCGGAAGACCAGTTGCTGCAGGCGGTGGGAGCGGCGACAGACCCCGCAAGCGGCGGACGCCAGATGCCCTCGCACTGGACGTCGAAGGAACTGCATATTGTTTCGCCGAGCTCGTCGACCGCGACGCAGTGCTTGCACGCGATTGGTTGCGCGGAAGCCGGACGCTATTACAAGAACCATCCCGACGCGGCGAAGAAGGCCACGGGCGACTATCGCGAGTTCAAGGATGTGGTGTGGCACGGCGACGAGGTAACGTATGTCTCGATCGGCGAAGGCTCGACCTCGCAGGGTGAGTTCTGGGAGTCGCTGAACACGGCCTCGAATGCGAAGCTGCCTGTGGTGTATGTGGTCGAGGACAACGGTTATGCGATCTCGACGCCGGTGGAAGCGAATACGCCAGGCGGGAATATCTCCAAGCTGATTGCGAACTTCCCGAACTTCCACTTTGCTGAGGTGGATGGCACGGATGCGATCGCGAGCTATGAGGCGATGGTCGAGGCTGTGGCGTATGCTCGCGCAGGCAAGGGGCCAGCGCTGGTTCATGCACACGTGATTCGCCCTTACTCTCACTCGCTTTCGGATGATGAGCGCAACTACCGCTCTGCCGAAGAGCTCGAGGCAGATGCTCTGCGTGATCCGATTGCGAAGATGCAGGTGTGGCTGATTCGCGAGGGAATTCTTGATGCGGATGGCGTCAAAGCGCTGGAGCATGAGGTGGATGTTGAGGTGCAGGACGCAGCGGACCGCGCGCTTGCAGCTCAGCCTGCGCAGCCTGAGTCGATCTTCGTGCATCAGTACTCGGAAGACTTGAAGCCGACGGATGCGATCTTTGCGACCGAGCCGAAGTTTGAAGGCGAAGACCGTACGATGGCGGATCTCATCAACGCCACGCTGCATGACGAGATGCGTCGCGATGAGCGCATCGTGGTCTTTGGTGAAGATGTTGCCGACGCAACGCGCGATGAGCCGCTGCGCGCGGGCAAACTGAAGGGCAAGGGCGGCGTGTTCAAGCTGACGAGCGGCTTGCAGAAGGAGTTTGGCAACGATCGTTGCTTTAACTCTCCGCTGGCCGAGGCGAACATTACGGGTCGTGCGATTGGCATGGCTGTACGCGGCCTGAAGCCGGTGGTGGAGATCCAATTCTTCGACTACATCTGGCCGGCGGTACACCAGATTCGCAATGAACTGAGCGTGATGCGCTGGCGCTCGAACGGAACGTACTCTTCGCCGATGGTGATGCGTGTGCCAATTGGCGGCTATCTGACGGGCGGCTCGATCTATCACTCGCAGTCGGGCGAAAGCATCTTCACGCATATCCCGGGCTTGCGGATTGCGATGCCATCGAATGCGCTGGATGCAGCGGGCTTGTTGCGCACGGCGATTCGTTGCGACGATCCGGTGCTGTTCCTCGAGCACAAGCGTTTGTACCGCGAGACCTTTGGCCGCGCGCCGTATCCGGGGCCGGAGTATGCAATCCCGTTTGGCAAGGCGAAGATCGTGAAGCCAGGCAGGGACCTCACGGTGATCACCTACGGCGCGGTGGTGCCGCGTGCGCTGCAGGCTGCGCAGAAGCTCGAGCGCGAAAAGGGCATCAGCGTTGAGGTGATCGATCTGCGCACGCTCGCGCCGTATGACTGGGAAGCGATTGCGGAGTCAGTGAAGAAGACGAGCAAGGTGCTGGTCGCGTACGAGGACATGAAGAGCTGGGGCTATGGTGCGGAGATCGCCGCGCGCATTGGCGATGAGCTCTTCCATGATCTGGATGCGCCGGTGCGTCGCGTCGCAGGTCTTGATACATTTGTGGCGTATCAGCCGATTCTTGAGGACATCATCCTGCCGCAGCCGGAGCGGATTTATGACGCGATGGCGGAGCTGGCAGCGTTCTAG
- the aceB gene encoding malate synthase A has product MSLPAGVELHATTADKYAEILTPEALEFAVALQREFNATRKQLLENRVARQARIDAGELPDFLPETAHIRESEWTVAPLPADILDRRVEITGPVDRKMIINALNSGAKVFMADFEDSSTPTWENLLDGQLNLRDAVRRTITFHDANNGKDYALKPETAVLFVRCRGWHMEERHVLVDGEYMSGSIFDFALYFFHNAKEALSRGTGPYFYLPKMESHLEARLWNSIFVRAQEMLGVPQGSIKATCLIETILATFEMDEFLYELREHSAGLNCGRWDYIFSFIKKLAADETILLPDRSQVTMATPFMSKYSKLCIKTCHRRNVHAMGGMSALIPIKSDAEANEKAIAGVRADKEREATNGHDGTWVAHPALVPVAMEVFDRIMPTPNQITKQTPEFAVTAAELLEVPAGTITEAGLKQNVAVGLGYVEAWLRGIGCVPLFNLMEDAATAEISRAQLWQWVHHHAKLEDGRAVTAELCDEYIDAELAQAKTAYPQARYEAYEHAAFLMRELIKTPKFQDFLTTPAYARVLDNEIYTA; this is encoded by the coding sequence ATGTCTCTCCCCGCAGGCGTCGAACTTCACGCCACCACTGCCGACAAATACGCTGAGATCCTCACGCCCGAAGCCCTTGAGTTTGCGGTTGCTCTTCAGCGTGAGTTCAACGCAACGCGCAAGCAGCTTCTCGAGAACCGCGTGGCGCGCCAGGCGCGCATCGACGCTGGCGAACTCCCGGACTTCCTTCCCGAGACCGCGCACATCCGCGAATCCGAGTGGACCGTCGCCCCTCTGCCTGCCGACATCCTCGACCGGCGCGTCGAGATCACCGGCCCCGTCGATCGCAAGATGATCATCAACGCGCTGAACTCCGGCGCGAAGGTCTTCATGGCTGACTTCGAAGACTCTTCCACACCCACGTGGGAGAACCTGCTCGACGGCCAACTCAACCTCCGCGACGCCGTGCGCCGCACCATCACCTTCCACGACGCCAACAACGGCAAGGACTACGCGCTCAAGCCGGAGACGGCTGTACTCTTCGTCCGTTGCCGCGGATGGCACATGGAAGAGCGCCACGTCCTCGTCGACGGCGAATACATGAGCGGTTCCATCTTCGACTTCGCGCTCTACTTCTTCCATAACGCCAAGGAAGCGCTCTCGCGCGGCACCGGTCCCTACTTCTATCTGCCGAAGATGGAGTCACACCTCGAAGCACGCCTTTGGAACTCGATCTTTGTGCGCGCGCAAGAGATGCTCGGCGTGCCGCAAGGCTCCATCAAGGCCACGTGCCTGATCGAAACCATCCTCGCTACCTTCGAGATGGACGAGTTCCTCTACGAGCTACGCGAGCACTCTGCCGGTCTCAACTGCGGCCGCTGGGATTACATCTTCAGCTTCATCAAGAAGCTCGCCGCTGACGAGACAATACTTCTCCCCGACCGCTCGCAGGTTACGATGGCGACGCCCTTCATGAGCAAGTACTCCAAGCTCTGCATCAAGACCTGCCACCGTCGCAATGTCCACGCTATGGGCGGCATGAGCGCGCTCATCCCGATCAAATCGGACGCGGAGGCGAACGAAAAGGCCATCGCGGGCGTGCGTGCTGACAAGGAGCGCGAAGCCACCAACGGCCATGACGGCACGTGGGTCGCGCATCCGGCGCTCGTGCCCGTGGCGATGGAAGTCTTCGACCGCATCATGCCCACGCCGAACCAGATCACCAAGCAGACGCCGGAGTTCGCCGTCACCGCTGCTGAACTGCTTGAGGTTCCGGCCGGCACGATCACGGAAGCAGGCCTGAAGCAGAACGTGGCTGTCGGTCTCGGCTATGTAGAAGCATGGCTGCGCGGCATCGGCTGCGTCCCGCTCTTCAACCTCATGGAAGACGCCGCCACAGCGGAGATCTCACGCGCACAGCTCTGGCAGTGGGTGCATCATCATGCAAAGCTCGAAGATGGCCGTGCGGTCACCGCAGAGCTTTGCGACGAGTACATCGACGCCGAACTCGCGCAGGCCAAAACAGCCTATCCGCAAGCCCGCTACGAGGCCTACGAGCATGCCGCCTTCCTGATGCGCGAACTCATCAAGACGCCTAAGTTCCAGGACTTCCTCACCACTCCCGCCTATGCGCGAGTGCTGGATAACGAGATCTACACCGCATAA
- a CDS encoding 2-keto-4-pentenoate hydratase, which yields MTGDREAILTKTADVLLDARRTGKTLTDLPADLIPADMDEAYFVQDKIAEAFGEIGGWKVGAPTPEATPVFAPMPLAWISASGSTLTGARWRYRGLEAEIAFLVGEDLPPREQPYSREEALAAMASCHPAIEVLEAAFEDPTKATRLAAFADIQMHGGFVYGPAIADWQSIDWNTEVVTLVVDSAVRVERTGSNTSGDLLKLLPWLANEGAKRTGGLKKGQWITTGSWTGNEPASAGSTVEAKFTHADSVDLKFA from the coding sequence ATGACCGGAGATCGCGAAGCTATTCTCACCAAGACCGCCGACGTGTTGCTCGACGCACGCCGCACCGGCAAGACGCTCACCGACTTGCCCGCAGACCTTATCCCCGCGGACATGGACGAGGCCTACTTCGTGCAGGACAAAATCGCCGAAGCCTTTGGCGAGATCGGCGGATGGAAAGTAGGCGCGCCGACTCCCGAAGCCACTCCCGTGTTCGCACCGATGCCCCTCGCGTGGATCTCCGCCTCAGGATCGACTCTCACCGGTGCGCGCTGGCGCTATCGAGGTCTTGAGGCTGAGATCGCTTTCCTCGTCGGCGAGGATCTTCCGCCGCGCGAGCAGCCTTATTCGCGCGAAGAAGCTCTTGCGGCTATGGCCTCATGCCACCCCGCCATCGAAGTGCTCGAAGCAGCGTTTGAAGATCCGACGAAGGCCACACGCCTCGCAGCCTTCGCAGACATCCAGATGCACGGCGGCTTCGTCTACGGCCCGGCCATCGCGGACTGGCAATCCATCGACTGGAATACCGAGGTCGTAACGCTCGTTGTCGATAGCGCTGTACGCGTCGAGCGCACCGGCTCCAACACATCCGGTGATTTGCTCAAGCTCCTGCCTTGGCTTGCGAATGAAGGCGCCAAGCGCACCGGCGGCCTGAAGAAGGGCCAGTGGATCACGACAGGTTCGTGGACCGGCAATGAACCTGCCAGCGCTGGCTCCACCGTCGAAGCGAAGTTCACGCACGCTGACTCTGTCGATCTGAAGTTCGCCTAA
- a CDS encoding (Fe-S)-binding protein, whose protein sequence is MDSTGTAPQTLVSIKPSAFDAIHPPEKSVMDTCVHCGFCLPACPTYTLWQDEMDSPRGRIWMMRKAAQGEAPLDETFQQHMDHCLGCMSCMTACPSGVEYNKLIEDTRGQVERNIPRTFADRLFRKMLFATFSHPKRLRSLGVPLAIYQRTGLQSLMRKSGLLKLLPARLAAMDALLPTVPLNPIHSLPTKNAATTAAMRTRVAMLTGCVQDAYFDHVNRATIRVLTAFGYEVVIPESQGCCGALLVHSGLEEEAHAYAKRLIEKFESTGAEFIVINAAGCGSTMKEYGHLLRDDATWAARAAKFSASCRDISELLSPLNDKPEFHALPIRIAYHDACHLRHAQGIFTPPRALLQSIPSLDLREIADGNLCCGSAGVYNLLYPETAAELGDRKAANVLATEAEALVSANPGCLLQLAASLRRNGHAELPTFHTVEILDAALRGISREELLAGRRA, encoded by the coding sequence ATGGACTCCACAGGTACAGCTCCGCAGACGCTCGTCAGCATCAAGCCTTCGGCCTTCGACGCGATCCATCCGCCGGAAAAATCCGTCATGGACACCTGCGTCCATTGCGGCTTCTGCCTGCCTGCGTGCCCCACTTACACGCTCTGGCAGGACGAGATGGACTCCCCGCGCGGACGCATCTGGATGATGCGCAAGGCCGCGCAAGGCGAGGCGCCGCTGGATGAAACCTTCCAGCAACACATGGACCACTGTCTCGGCTGCATGAGCTGCATGACGGCCTGCCCCTCGGGCGTTGAGTACAACAAGCTGATCGAAGACACGCGCGGCCAGGTTGAACGAAATATCCCCCGCACCTTTGCAGATCGCCTCTTCCGCAAGATGCTGTTTGCAACCTTCTCGCATCCGAAGCGCCTGCGTTCGCTCGGCGTGCCGCTCGCGATCTATCAACGTACCGGTCTGCAATCGCTCATGCGCAAGAGCGGTTTGCTCAAGCTTCTGCCCGCACGCCTTGCCGCGATGGACGCGCTGCTCCCGACCGTTCCGCTGAACCCCATTCATTCGCTGCCCACGAAGAATGCCGCCACCACAGCAGCCATGCGCACTCGCGTCGCGATGCTCACCGGCTGCGTGCAAGACGCCTACTTCGACCACGTCAATCGCGCCACCATTCGCGTCCTCACCGCCTTCGGCTACGAGGTCGTCATCCCCGAATCGCAAGGCTGCTGCGGCGCGCTCCTCGTCCACTCCGGACTGGAGGAAGAAGCTCATGCCTACGCCAAGCGCCTCATCGAAAAGTTCGAATCCACCGGTGCTGAGTTCATTGTGATCAACGCTGCGGGATGCGGCTCGACGATGAAGGAGTACGGCCATCTGCTGCGCGACGACGCCACATGGGCCGCACGCGCGGCGAAGTTCTCCGCAAGCTGCCGCGACATCTCCGAGTTGCTCTCGCCGCTGAACGATAAGCCCGAGTTCCATGCGCTGCCGATCCGCATCGCGTACCACGATGCATGCCACCTTCGTCACGCGCAGGGGATCTTCACTCCTCCGCGCGCGCTGCTGCAGTCCATCCCGTCGCTCGACCTTCGCGAGATCGCCGATGGCAATCTCTGCTGCGGCTCCGCCGGCGTCTATAACCTGCTCTATCCCGAGACCGCTGCAGAACTCGGCGACCGCAAGGCGGCAAACGTCCTCGCCACAGAAGCGGAAGCCCTCGTCAGCGCAAATCCCGGCTGCCTGTTGCAACTCGCAGCATCGCTGCGTCGTAATGGCCACGCCGAGTTGCCCACTTTCCACACCGTAGAAATTCTCGACGCCGCTCTGCGCGGCATCTCACGAGAAGAGTTGCTCGCAGGTCGACGCGCATAG